The stretch of DNA CAAGCCAAATGACGATATCGTAGTGCGTATCGTACGCTCCGAAATGGGTCAAGGGACGATTACTGGTTTGGCACAAATGGTTGCCGAAGAACTGCAATGCGATTGGAAAAAAGTCTCTTACGACTATCCAACGCCTGCTGAGAATCTCAAGCGTAATAAAGTGTGGGGTAGTTATTCCACAGGCGGTAGTCGTGGTATTCGTACCTCTGAACAATATGTGCGCAAGGGCGGTGCCGCAGCTCGCATGATGTTGATTCAGGCTGCAGCAACTCAGTGGGGTGTGCCCGTATCTGAATGCGTCGCTAAAGATAGCGTGATTACCCACATCCCATCTGGTCGTAAAACGACTTTCGGTAAGGTTTCCATAGCAGCCTCCAAGTTGGAAGTGCCAAAAGATATTCCTTTAAAAGATCCTAAAGATTGGACTGTGATTGGTAAGTCAGTTAATCGTATTGATGGTACTGCCGATAAGGTTACTGGTCGACAGGTGTATGCCATTGATTTGAAGCTACCTGGTATGTTGGTAGCCACCATTCAAGAGTCCCCCGTCTTTGGCGGCAAAGTGAAAACCTTTGATGCCTCTAAGGCCTCCAGTATGAAGGGTGTCAAGAAGGTAGTTCAAGTTAGCGACTCCTCCATTGCAGTCATTGCCGATACTTATTGGCAGGCAAAAATGGGCATGGATGCTGTCAGTGTGAACTGGGATAACGGCGCCAATGGTGACGTCTCAAGCGCTTCTATTAAGAAGATGCTTGAAGGTGGTTTGACTGCCAACGACACGTTTGTGGGTAACTCGAATGGTGATGCGAAAGAGGCTATTGCTAAAGCTTCTAAAACGATTGAAGCAACCTACTTTTATCCATTCTTAAACCATGCCACACTCGAGCCTCAAACGGCCACTGCCAAGTGGACGGCTGATTCTTGTGAAGCTTGGGTTCCTACTCAGGATGGTGAAGCCTCATTAGCAGCGGTGATTGCTGCCTCTGGATTGCCGGCTGAAAAATGCAACGTTTACAAAGTAAACCTCGGTGGTGGATTTGGTCGTCGTGGCGCCTTTCAAGACTACACAACCCAAGCAGTCAACATTGCTAAGCAAATGCCGGGTACACCGATTAAGTTAATTTGGAGTCGCTCTGAGGATATGACTCAAGGCCGTTATCACCCAGTGACGATGTGCAAAATGACTGCTGCAATTGATGATAAGAAGAACATTACCGGCTTAGATATGCGTATCTCAAGTCAATCCATCTTAGCCTCAGTACGTCCAGCAGTAGTGGCTGCTAATAAAGGTAAGGATCCTGTAGTTTTCCAGGGGCTAGACGTTGCGGGCGAGCATGGTATTACTTACAGCTTTCCGAATTTGATGGTTGACCACGCTATGCGCAATACGCATGTGCCACCAGGTTTTTGGCGTGGCGTCAACGTCAACCAAAATGCGATCTTCTTGGAAACATTTATGGATGAGATGGCAGAGGCTACGGGCATGGATGCCGTTGAATTCCGTCGCAAGCACATGGAGAAGTTTCCGCGTGCAGTAGCCGTTCTCAATGCGGTAGCAGATGGAATTGGTTGGACTAAGCCAGCGAAGCCAGGGGTATTTCGTGGACTTGCACAGATGCGCTCATTTGGAAGCTATGTGGCTGCGGCCTGTGAGGTCACAGTGACTAACGGCAATGAGGTCGAGATTCTCCGCATGGTGGCTGCAACTGATCCAGGTTATGCGGTCAATCCAGCACAAATAGCCCGTCAGGTATCCGGCTCCTTTGTTTATGGCTTATCTGCACTCTTCGAAGAAGAAATCACGATTGAGAAGGGCGCAGTTGTACAGAAGAACTTTGATACCTTTAACTCTATTCGTCTGTCACAGATGCCACCGGTAGAGACCATCATTATTCAGGGTGGCGGCAAAGAGTGGGGAGGTGTTGGTGAGCCCACAATTGCAGTTGCGGCACCAGCAGTGCTGAATGCGATTTACCGAGCAACTGGTAAACGCTATCGCACGATACCGTTGAAAAACAGCGGTATTAAGCTGGTATAAGTTGAGTACTTCGGGAGCTTAGTAAGGGGCAATGAAAGGCGCACTAGCAGCAGTATTATTGGGTGTGTGGACGGCGTCTTTTGCTAACCTTTGCCAAGCTCAAACCTGGTCTGGGGATTCCATCGTGAATCCTCTCACTGCTACTCCAGGAGATGCAGTGAAAGGCCGTGTGATTGTGGCGAGCCGCCAAACCGGTTTATGTCTGCTCTGTCATAGCGGACCTTTTCCGGAGGAGCGTTTCCAAGGTAATTTGGCTCCGGAAATTGGGCTTAGTGTTGGGCGCTTAAGCGAGGCACAGTTGAGAGCCAGAATGGTAGATCCCAGTCGTTTCAATCCCGGTACTATCATGCCTTCTTATTATCGTTCAGTAGGATTCAATAGAATAGCTCCTAAGTTTGAAGGGCAGCCTATATTAAGTGGGCAAGAGATTGAAGATGTCTTGGCTTTCTTAGTTAGTCTTAAGGCAGTAGTCGCTCAATGAGAAATACAATATTACGATGACCTTATTTAAAGTAAAAGCCACCTCCGCTAATCTCTCTCGTAGGATGTATTTGTCTACGCTGGGAGTGTTGGGTTTGTCGAGCTGGATTACCCCACTCTCTGCTGCAGCTAAAAAACCTGAGGCAATGGAAGCCATTACCAAGATCGTGGGTTCAAATACCGTGAAGGATGGACGGGTTAAGTTAGTCATTCCACCTTTGGTGGAGAGCGGTAATTTAGTTGTGCTCAAAGTAGCGATTGAGAGCCCAATGACTGCGAGTGATTATGTCAAGGCCGTTCATATTATTTCTGAGGAAAATCCATCACCAAATATTTTCATAGCGTATTTCACGCCCCGCTCTGGACGTGCAGAGCTCACTACTAGAGTGCGGCTGGCTGATTCACAAAGAGTGTGGGCGATTGCCCAAATGAATGATGGCAGTTATTGGCGTGGTCATGCTGATACCTCGGTAACTTTATCCGCTTGTACGGAGATGATATGAGTAAGACCTCTCGTACCGGCATTACTGCCCCCACAAATGCCAAGAAGAACTCGATTATTGAGATCCGGGCGATTGCTCAGCATGACATGGAAACTGGCTTTCGCTATACAGAGGATGGTAAACGTATTCCGCGGGATATCATTCGCTTTTTCACCTGCCGCTATAACGGAGAAGAAATTTTTAAGGCGGATTTTTATTCTGGAATTGGTGCCAATCCCCTCATCATTTTTACTACGGTTGCTGTCGCATCGGGCACGATTGAGTGTCAGTGGACTGGGGATAATGCTTATGAAGCGATCAACCAAGTAAAAATTACTGTTTCGTGAAAGCCGTACCGCTATGCAATCGTTTGGCGCAAATACTACTGGCGCTCATGATTGCGCAGCTTGCATTCGCAAGTGATATCCGAAAAGATCAGCGCCAATCTAGTTATCAGCTCATGACGGCTGAAAATCAGGCGATGCAAGATGATCCTAATTTAAACCCTGCCCTGTTTTGGGTATTGGATGGACATAGCCTCTGGAAAGAAGAGGCAGGAAATAAGAATGTTTCTTGTGCATCTTGTCATGGCGATTCTGGAAAAAAGATGGCTGGTGTAGCAACACAGTTTCCTAAAGTGCTTAAAGGTAAGCTACAGACTTTAGAGGGGCAAATCAATCAATGCCGGACCTCACAGCAAGGTGCTTCACCCCTGAACTACGAAAGTAAAGAACTCTTAGCTTTAACGACCTTTGTAGCAACCCAATCCAAGGGTTTACCAATCGCTGTTCAAGAAACACCTCAGAATAAAAAAGATCTACAACAAGGTCGTCAATTCTTTAATGAAAGAATGGGGCAGCTCAACTTGTCTTGCGCCCAATGCCATCAAGATCGCGCTGGCTTGAAATTAGGGGGAAGCCTGATTCCTCAGGGTCACCCAACTGCTTACCCAATTTACCGAATTGAATGGCAGACCATGGGATCTTTACAAAGACGTTTACGTAATTGTATGAGTGGGGTACGCGCTCAGCAGTTTGAGTATGGCTCACAAGAGATGGCTCAGTTAGAGCTGTTTCTGATGTGGCGAGCGAGAGGCATGCCTCTGGAGACTCCAGGGGTCCGGCCTTAAGCAGAGATTAGTCTGAGAAGACTACTGAAGTTGCACCATTAATCAAAACACGGTCATGCAAGTAGTAACGCAGGGCGCGCGAGAGTACGGTACGTTCTAGATCTCGACCCTTTCGAACCAAGTCTTCAGGCGTATCGCCATGGGTAACACGAGTAACGTCTTGCTCAATGATCGGGCCTTCATCTAAATCGCTAGTAACAAAGTGTGCGGTAGCGCCAATCAACTTAATACCGCGAGCATGGGCTTGATGGTAAGGCTTGGCACCTTTAAAGCTTGGCAAGAAGGAGTGGTGAACGTTGATGCAACGTCCAGATAATTTTGTGGATAAATCATCCGACAGAATTTGCATGTAGCGCGCCAAAATAACCATGTCCACCTTGGAATCAGCAACGATTTCTAGGAGCTTCGCTTCTTGGGTTAACTTTGTCTCCGGCGTAACCGGTAGGTGATAAAACGGAATATCCGCAAAATCAATGCTGGAGTAAACCTCACGCGGATGATTGGAAACAATTCCACTGATGATCATTGGTAGCTCGCCAATGCGCCAACGATAGAGAAGATCTACTAAGCAATGATCTAGCTTGGAAGCCATGATTAGCACTCGCTTTAAATCTTTAACTGCACGCAAGTCCCAAGTGAGGTCAAAGCGTTTAGCAATTTCTACAAAGCCAGCCTTAAGAGATTGGCTATCAGCACTACAGCTAAAGCTCACACGCATGAAAAAGCGTTTCGAGGCCTTGTCATCAAATTGCTGAGCTTCCTCAATATCACCACCTAATTCAAAGATGTAGGTTGAAACAGCAGCAACAATGCCCGGTCGATTTGGACAGGTGAGTGTAAGGTAATAATTTTCTGTAATCATGGCTTTAAAAGGGGAGAAATTACTTGTAGAACGTAATTTTAGACTGCTTATTTAGATGTAGCGATGTTATCTGCTGGGCCTGGGTAGGACTCACTCATATCTTTTATTGTAGGAAGGCGAACATCCGAGCAAATCGGTTTTGATCCCAAGGCATTTAAAAAATTGCAATCTTGTTTGGTAGCCGCAGAGGCAGCGTGTTCTAAGGGGGATTTACCTGTAGTTACAGTGGACACTGCGCTTACTGCAGTCGAAGGGTTGGCCACTGCTGCTGATACCACTACTGAACCTGCAGAGCTTGCGGCTGTAGTAGCAGATCCTCCTAATGCCATTAATGGCGCTGCACAAGCACCCAGATTAAGGCAGAGAATGATGCCTCCAAAAACAGACCAACCCGATAGGTTTGGTTTACTTTGGCAGGCATTCAAAGTGGGATGTTTATTTGCGCTGGCAAACAACGTTGAAAACTCCAGCTGCCCAAGACTCACTTACTACAGGCTCAAATTCACTATCGGGAGTTTTGTTATCTGAAACAACCTTGCCGCTACCTTTTTTGCCAGCGAACTCTTTGTATTCGATTGGGCGGTAACTGATGGTCGGGCAGTTGTACTCATTGATGCCGATGATTGAGCTAACGGGTTGTTTGGTTTTTGGATTAACACCTGGTTTTTTAAAGTCTAGCATCGACATGATTCGAGCCTTTTCACCGGAATCGCTAATCGTATCCAGATCGACATACACCACCATCACCGCATTGGATCCCAACTCTTTCCACTCAGCAAAGCTGCTGGAAAAGGGTAGTAAAGAGAGTGTAGTAAAGACGGTAAGTGCGTATATTTTTTTCATCATATTTGGCATTGTCGCATTGTCGTTAAAGTAAGTTCAGTCCTGATCGGACACTTCGTAACCATTCTAAACTCCCCCGGCTTATTTATCCTTAATAGCCAGATCTAGTTGACGTCCGACCTTTCGGGGTTTCATTTGTAGGGGGAGGTATTCATTTCGCGCCCAAAGGCCACTCATGTTACGGTAAAGCTTGTTCTGCACCCAACCAGACTGTCCAGATTGATAAATAAAGAGGGATTGCTCTAAATCCGATAGGTCATATAGCGTTCGCAGGCTTGGTGCCTGCTTAGTTTCAAAAGGATTATCAGCTCTCAGAAGTTCAAGGCGACCCACATTGATGCTAAAGCTATCGCCAGGAAAAGGCTGCGTCAAATTAAAGAAACTGCCAAGCAGTGGCACCTTGCTCAAAGGGCGATGCTCGGAGACTGCAATGTGCGCGTTACCCCATGCCCAATTTTTAGGGTTGCTGCCAAATTGGGAGTGCAATTGCTCAAGTGCTGTATCAAACGCTGCATTTGAAGTATCAGCACAACTCTCAATCTGTTCAGTTTTGGGATCATTGCACCAAGGGCTATTAGGATTTTGTAATTGCAATATCAATGATTGTCTAAAGCTGCGCGCACCGTAATTCTCGGTGAATAAATATCCTAAGCGCGAATAGAGTTTGCGTGTGAGTTGGTCAGCCCAAGCATTAAATATGAGTGCGCCAGCGCTATCGATTTTCATATCTCCATCAAAGTTCTTACTAAGCTCAATTGCTTGTTGGGCTAGTGGGTGTGTTGACTGCACCGATTTAAATAATTCCAATAATGGCGTAGCACCTAAAGATAAGGTATCCGCTTGCATTGCTTTCATGGAAGCAAAGTCGTGTGTTGGTCTGCTTTTAATGAGATCCACAATTCTGTCGTAGCGGGTTGGTAGATCCCAATCGCCAGTCAGTGGATTCGGATCATTAATAGCAATTACTTTTTGGTTGGCTGTAGCAATCCAATTTGAGTTAGGATTACTGCTGTTAGGAAGCTGCTCGAAAGGGACGTATCCAGTCCAATCATATTGCTTCTCCCAGCCTAATACTGGCGCCACTCCATATAAGCCTTGGTGTAAGGTACGTTTGGGTGCGATACCAGCCGTCTGAAAAGAAATGTTGCCATCTACATCTGCCATCACGACGTTTTGCATTGGTGCATAGTTTTTGCGTAGCGCCTGCTTAAAGGTCTCTAAATCTTTCGCGTGATTCATATCCA from Polynucleobacter duraquae encodes:
- a CDS encoding thiosulfate oxidation carrier complex protein SoxZ, whose translation is MSKTSRTGITAPTNAKKNSIIEIRAIAQHDMETGFRYTEDGKRIPRDIIRFFTCRYNGEEIFKADFYSGIGANPLIIFTTVAVASGTIECQWTGDNAYEAINQVKITVS
- the soxA gene encoding sulfur oxidation c-type cytochrome SoxA produces the protein MKAVPLCNRLAQILLALMIAQLAFASDIRKDQRQSSYQLMTAENQAMQDDPNLNPALFWVLDGHSLWKEEAGNKNVSCASCHGDSGKKMAGVATQFPKVLKGKLQTLEGQINQCRTSQQGASPLNYESKELLALTTFVATQSKGLPIAVQETPQNKKDLQQGRQFFNERMGQLNLSCAQCHQDRAGLKLGGSLIPQGHPTAYPIYRIEWQTMGSLQRRLRNCMSGVRAQQFEYGSQEMAQLELFLMWRARGMPLETPGVRP
- a CDS encoding surface-adhesin E family protein encodes the protein MMKKIYALTVFTTLSLLPFSSSFAEWKELGSNAVMVVYVDLDTISDSGEKARIMSMLDFKKPGVNPKTKQPVSSIIGINEYNCPTISYRPIEYKEFAGKKGSGKVVSDNKTPDSEFEPVVSESWAAGVFNVVCQRK
- the purU gene encoding formyltetrahydrofolate deformylase, whose product is MITENYYLTLTCPNRPGIVAAVSTYIFELGGDIEEAQQFDDKASKRFFMRVSFSCSADSQSLKAGFVEIAKRFDLTWDLRAVKDLKRVLIMASKLDHCLVDLLYRWRIGELPMIISGIVSNHPREVYSSIDFADIPFYHLPVTPETKLTQEAKLLEIVADSKVDMVILARYMQILSDDLSTKLSGRCINVHHSFLPSFKGAKPYHQAHARGIKLIGATAHFVTSDLDEGPIIEQDVTRVTHGDTPEDLVRKGRDLERTVLSRALRYYLHDRVLINGATSVVFSD
- the soxX gene encoding sulfur oxidation c-type cytochrome SoxX, translated to MKGALAAVLLGVWTASFANLCQAQTWSGDSIVNPLTATPGDAVKGRVIVASRQTGLCLLCHSGPFPEERFQGNLAPEIGLSVGRLSEAQLRARMVDPSRFNPGTIMPSYYRSVGFNRIAPKFEGQPILSGQEIEDVLAFLVSLKAVVAQ
- a CDS encoding SoxY-related AACIE arm protein → MTLFKVKATSANLSRRMYLSTLGVLGLSSWITPLSAAAKKPEAMEAITKIVGSNTVKDGRVKLVIPPLVESGNLVVLKVAIESPMTASDYVKAVHIISEENPSPNIFIAYFTPRSGRAELTTRVRLADSQRVWAIAQMNDGSYWRGHADTSVTLSACTEMI
- a CDS encoding xanthine dehydrogenase family protein molybdopterin-binding subunit; the encoded protein is MTKTIHTATTNTSRRHFIVGTSAIATGLAIGFDLTLISSANAAMGSGTTAMTPLSPSEIGVWVEVKPNDDIVVRIVRSEMGQGTITGLAQMVAEELQCDWKKVSYDYPTPAENLKRNKVWGSYSTGGSRGIRTSEQYVRKGGAAARMMLIQAAATQWGVPVSECVAKDSVITHIPSGRKTTFGKVSIAASKLEVPKDIPLKDPKDWTVIGKSVNRIDGTADKVTGRQVYAIDLKLPGMLVATIQESPVFGGKVKTFDASKASSMKGVKKVVQVSDSSIAVIADTYWQAKMGMDAVSVNWDNGANGDVSSASIKKMLEGGLTANDTFVGNSNGDAKEAIAKASKTIEATYFYPFLNHATLEPQTATAKWTADSCEAWVPTQDGEASLAAVIAASGLPAEKCNVYKVNLGGGFGRRGAFQDYTTQAVNIAKQMPGTPIKLIWSRSEDMTQGRYHPVTMCKMTAAIDDKKNITGLDMRISSQSILASVRPAVVAANKGKDPVVFQGLDVAGEHGITYSFPNLMVDHAMRNTHVPPGFWRGVNVNQNAIFLETFMDEMAEATGMDAVEFRRKHMEKFPRAVAVLNAVADGIGWTKPAKPGVFRGLAQMRSFGSYVAAACEVTVTNGNEVEILRMVAATDPGYAVNPAQIARQVSGSFVYGLSALFEEEITIEKGAVVQKNFDTFNSIRLSQMPPVETIIIQGGGKEWGGVGEPTIAVAAPAVLNAIYRATGKRYRTIPLKNSGIKLV